CTCGGCGCCCCTGCTGGACGTGCGGATGCTCGCCCGCCACGGCGGCCCACGGGTCCGGGAGCTCTACCTCGAACGCCTGGTGGCAGGGGAGATACGGTCCTGCTATGCGATGACCGAACCGGACGTGCCCGGCACGGACCCGTTCCTGACTGTCACGCAGGCCGAACAGCGGCCGGACGGGAACTGGTCGATCACCGGCCGTAAATGGTTCACCTCCGGGGCCGCGGACGCCGACCTGGTCACGGTCCTGGCCCGGACCGACGGCACCGCCGGTGACCGAGACGGCCTTTCCCTGCTGCTCGTCCCGACCGCTTCCCCCGGATTCCGGGTGGGGCGCGAGCTGCCCCTGTTCGGCGCCGGTGGGCAGTGGGAGATCGAGCTCGACCGTGTCACCGTGCCCGGCGACCACATGATCGGCGAGCGCGGGCAGGCCTTGGCGGTGGCCGGAGAACGGCTCCAGCTCGGACGTACCCTGCGATCCTTGCGCTGGCTCGGACAGGCCCAACGCGCCTTCGACCTCATGTGCGAACGGGCCGTCGTCCGAACCGGATCCCGCGGTCCGCTCGCCGGTCACCAACTCGTCCAGCAGCACGTATTCGACGCACTTCTCGCCCTGCGTACGACACGACCGCTGGTTCACGAAGCGGTGGCACTCCTCGACGCCGGACGGGACGCGCACACCGAGGTCGGTCTCGCCAAGGTCGCCGCGGCCCGCACGCTCCAGCAGGTCACCGATGCCGCCATCCAGATCCACGGCGCGGCAGGACTCGGTCCGGACACGGCCCTTCCGGCGCTGTTCCGCACCGGCCGAGCCGCCCGCATCCTCGACGGCCCGGACGAACTGCACATCACATCAGTCGCCCGCCGCATCCTGCGCACCTACGAACGGAACCCCGTCACACCTCGCTGACATCGACGAGTCCGCCGACTGCCGCCAGTCCCAGAGCCAGGAAGAAGTCACCCCAGATGAGTTCATGGCGGACCGCAGTGCCCCGTCCGGCGTCGTAGCACCCGTTGAGCAGCATGCCGTGCGGTCGGCCGCCGTGGCCGTCGGACATCTGGGTGCCGACCAGATGGTCCAGTACGGCACCGGCCCGACTCGAGAGCTCCGAGGCTCCCGGCCCGCCGAGGCGCGACAGCTTGAGGAGCGCGACAGCGGTGATCGCGGCCGCCGAGGTGTCCAGAGGCCCCTCCGGTCGCGACTCCTCGGCAGGCGGTACGAACGGCCCCGCAAGGACATCGCCCTCGGCGAGCAACCTCTCGACAACGGCCCGCAGACGCTCGGGCCGCCAGTCCGCCGCCTCGGGACGGTTCAGAGCGTCGGCGACGGCCAGCAGCAGCCAGGCGCGTCCCCGGCTCCAACCCGATGGCGGGTCCGTGCAAGGACGCCACCCCACACCCTGGTCGAAAGCCCATGCCGGGCGCGGGAGACCACCTCCCGCGCCGCCGGCGCCCAGGCTCAGGTCGAGATGGCGATGCAGATGAGAACCGGCCGCAGCCACCCCCTCCCCACCCGCGGCGGCCAGCAGCTGCACCATGCCGGGCACACCGTCGACGCGCGCCAGCAACCG
The genomic region above belongs to Streptomyces marianii and contains:
- a CDS encoding acyl-CoA dehydrogenase family protein; its protein translation is MASTERTTSGHPHGAAATQHLRAQVEGFVRNRVVPRERVLDAGGPEAGGALSELRRLARSEGLWALALPAELGGGGLTLAAYAEIAEAEGASDHGPTALGSAPLLDVRMLARHGGPRVRELYLERLVAGEIRSCYAMTEPDVPGTDPFLTVTQAEQRPDGNWSITGRKWFTSGAADADLVTVLARTDGTAGDRDGLSLLLVPTASPGFRVGRELPLFGAGGQWEIELDRVTVPGDHMIGERGQALAVAGERLQLGRTLRSLRWLGQAQRAFDLMCERAVVRTGSRGPLAGHQLVQQHVFDALLALRTTRPLVHEAVALLDAGRDAHTEVGLAKVAAARTLQQVTDAAIQIHGAAGLGPDTALPALFRTGRAARILDGPDELHITSVARRILRTYERNPVTPR
- a CDS encoding sugar ABC transporter permease; translated protein: MRFPLFADPCDGRWTTTGRGSWTGGFWAGLLWLRARWTGAAEDRAAASSCMARLAPWADADTATRGLILWYGTALAADDGAAAALRERAARACLESWDPDLGLVPWGSALGGPRLLARVDGVPGMVQLLAAAGGEGVAAAGSHLHRHLDLSLGAGGAGGGLPRPAWAFDQGVGWRPCTDPPSGWSRGRAWLLLAVADALNRPEAADWRPERLRAVVERLLAEGDVLAGPFVPPAEESRPEGPLDTSAAAITAVALLKLSRLGGPGASELSSRAGAVLDHLVGTQMSDGHGGRPHGMLLNGCYDAGRGTAVRHELIWGDFFLALGLAAVGGLVDVSEV